A region of Lycium barbarum isolate Lr01 chromosome 3, ASM1917538v2, whole genome shotgun sequence DNA encodes the following proteins:
- the LOC132634063 gene encoding putative RING-H2 finger protein ATL69: protein MEFPKTIALFLFFYNYLIGIIAVPVQRPFVEQVDLSADNRLARVNSNCGWCESRGGRCVMMDTNFGENIFFCDYFPAPPRDDKSEFPKGAKYAIVVGVGAPIMLLLIVLLCWITSSRRRAQPVLELSATVAPQPIALVGLDGPTIESYPKTTLGESRRLPEPDDKICPICLAEYQSNETLRTILECQHSFHTDCIDEWLPLNASCPVCRKSPGPNPLSLSEAP from the exons ATGGAATTTCCAAAAACCATTgctttgtttcttttcttttataattaTTTGATAGGAATTATAGCGGTTCCAGTACAGCGGCCTTTTGTTGAACAGGTGGATCTTAGTGCTGATAATCGGCTCGCAAGGGTTAATTCAAATTGTGGGTGGTGCGAGTCAAGGGGTGGACGATGTGTTATGATGGACACCAATTTTGGTGAAAATATATTCTTTTGTGACTATTTCCCTGCACCGCCTCGCGATGATAAATCCG AGTTTCCGAAAGGCGCAAAGTATGCCATAGTTGTGGGAGTTGGGGCACCGATAATGTTACTCCTGATCGTGCTTCTATGTTGGATAACATCTAGCAGGAGGAGAGCCCAACCAGTACTAGAACTAAGCGCTACTGTGGCACCACAACCCATTGCATTGGTGGGCCTAGATGGACCCACGATAGAATCCTATCCCAAAACTACATTGGGAGAGAGCCGACGTTTGCCCGAGCCCGATGATAAAATTTGCCCAATATGTTTGGCTGAGTATCAGTCCAACGAGACCTTAAGGACCATTCTTGAATGTCAACACTCTTTCCATACAGATTGCATAGATGAATGGCTTCCATTAAATGCTTCTTGTCCAGTTTGCCGCAAATCCCCCGGGCCCAATCCATTATCCCTTAGTGAAGCTCCTTAA
- the LOC132632057 gene encoding rust resistance kinase Lr10-like: MVHMLIHLLFHLIFLRVAVGQLVTNQDQCLPTRCGDFGPVIRFPFYLKNRQPTHCGHPGFELSCTSDNVTQFKLQFPVQASINKIDIPMSANVSVQEIDYKSQKIKLSDLNASCLPRQISSVNSSASLFTFDQYAYGGFTLFNCSSNKTYSSSSDRINCLSGPHYDVLAFRSYYSISQFPSSCTKMYNISDVPNEVLFGPSEYSQTQIYLHWSEPFCGNCEDDGKYCKLKSNGSGSETECVDIPKDPSKGPSKRIVVAIVLGSVFAFVLIILAVHKIVKLKLKKEDQKRIERFLEDYKALRPTRYNYADIKKITQQFKYKVGQGGYGKVYKGKLSNEILVAVKVLNNLKGDGEDFINEVSSIGRIHHVNVVRLVGYCADGYRRALVYEYLSNDTLQKIISSGNGRGSSLGWEKMQKIAVGIAKGIEYLHQGCNQRIVHFDIKPHNILLDQDFNPKVADFGLAKLCSKDQSAVSMTAARGTIGYIAPEVFSRSYGNVSYKADIYSFGMLLLDMIGGRNKFDDAANEENSSSQIYYPEWMYKQLEKGEEITIQIENEDESSIIKKLAIVGLWCIQWYPADRPSMKVVIQMLEGEDIPIMPPNPFGSMNSPNMRTTADGRQFSSDLGSSFETVASSN; the protein is encoded by the exons ATGGTTCATATGCTTATTCACTTGTTGTTTCATCTAATTTTCTTGAGAGTAGCTGTAGGACAACTAGTAACAAACCAAGATCAATGCTTGCCAACAAGATGTGGCGACTTTGGTCCGGTTATTCGATTCCCTTTTTATCTGAAAAATCGTCAGCCAACTCACTGCGGCCACCCTGGTTTCGAACTATCTTGTACTTCAGACAATGTTACTCAATTCAAACTCCAATTTCCAGTACAGGCATCTATCAACAAGATTGACATTCCGATGTCAGCTAATGTTTCTGTTCAGGAAATTGATTACAAGTCACAGAAAATAAAATTATCAGACCTCAATGCCTCGTGTCTTCCCAGGCAGATTTCAAGCGTTAACTCGTCTGCTTCGCTGTTTACCTTTGATCAGTACGCATATGGTGgcttcactttattcaattgttcCTCAAACAAGACGTACTCATCGTCTTCTGATCGGATCAACTGCCTTAGTGGACCTCATTATGACGTCCTTGCTTTTCGCTCTTACTATAGTATCTCTCAGTTTCCGTCTTCTTGTACAAAGATGTACAACATTTCAGATGTTCCAAACGAGGTACTTTTTGGGCCATCAGAATATAGTCAAACACAGATTTATCTGCATTGGTCTGAACCATTTTGTGGGAATTGTGAAGATGATGGGAAGTACTGCAAGTTGAAATCTAATGGTTCAGGTAGTGAAACCGAATGTGTTGACATTCCAAAAGATCCTAGCAAAG GGCCATCAAAGAGAATTGTTGTTGCAATTGTACTAGGTAGCGTGTTTGCCTTTGTGTTGATCATTCTAGCAGTCCACAAGATTGTAAAATTGAAACTAAAGAAAGAGGATCAGAAAAGGATTGAGAGGTTTTTGGAGGATTATAAAGCTCTGAGACCTACAAGATACAATTATGCAGATATTAAGAAAATCACACAGCAATTCAAGTATAAAGTAGGTCAAGGAGgctatgggaaagtatataaagGGAAGCTATCAAATGAAATTCTTGTTGCGGTTAAGGTCCTTAACAATTTGAAGGGTGATGGGGAAGACTTCATCAATGAAGTGAGCAGCATAGGTAGAATTCACCATGTAAACGTTGTGCGCTTAGTTGGATATTGTGCTGATGGTTACAGACGAGCTCTTGTATATGAATATCTATCAAACGACACGCTTCAAAAGATCATATCATCAGGGAATGGAAGAGGGTCATCACTAGGTTGGGAGAAGATGCAAAAAATAGCTGTAGGAATCGCGAAGGGAATCGAGTATCTGCATCAAGGGTGCAATCAACGAATTGTTCACTTTGATATCAAACCACATAATATCTTGCTAGACCAAGATTTCAATCCAAAAGTTGCGGATTTTGGGCTGGCAAAGTTGTGCTCCAAGGACCAAAGTGCTGTGTCAATGACTGCTGCTCGAGGCACCATTGGCTATATTGCCCCTGAAGTTTTCTCCAGGAGCTATGGAAATGTTTCATATAAAGCAGATATTTATAGTTTCGGTATGTTGTTGCTTGATATGATTGGTGGAAGGAACAAATTTGATGATGCTGCAAATGAGGAGAACAGTAGCAGTCAGATTTACTACCCGGAGTGGATGTACAAACAACTGGAGAAAGGAGAAGAAATAACAATCCAAATTGAGAATGAAGATGAGAGCAGCATAATCAAGAAACTAGCAATTGTAGGACTTTGGTGCATTCAATGGTATCCAGCTGATAGGCCATCAATGAAAGTTGTGATTCAAATGCTAGAAGGAGAAGACATTCCCATCATGCCCCCTAATCCATTCGGTTCAATGAATTCGCCAAACATGAGGACTACTGCAGATGGAAGGCAATTTAGCAGTGATCTTGGAAGCAGTTTTGAAACTGTTGCAAGTTCGAATTGA